The Pan troglodytes isolate AG18354 chromosome 1, NHGRI_mPanTro3-v2.0_pri, whole genome shotgun sequence genome includes a region encoding these proteins:
- the LOC129136056 gene encoding oligosaccharyltransferase complex subunit OSTC produces METLYRVPFLVLECPNLKLKKPPWLHMPSAMTVYALVVVSYFLITGGIIYDVIVEPPSVGSMTDEHGHQRPVAFLAYRVNGQYIMEGLASSFLFTMGGLGFIILDRSNAPNIPKLNRFLLLFIGFVCVLLSFFMARVFMRMKLPGYLMG; encoded by the coding sequence ATGGAGACTTTGTACCGTGTCCCGTTCTTAGTGCTCGAATGTCCCAACCTGAAGCTGAAGAAGCCGCCCTGGTTGCACATGCCGTCGGCCATGACTGTGTATGCTCTGGTGGTGGTGTCTTACTTCCTCATCACCGGAGGAATAATTTATGATGTTATTGTTGAACCTCCAAGTGTCGGTTCTATGACTGATGAACATGGACATCAGAGGCCAGTAGCTTTCTTGGCCTACAGAGTAAATGGACAATATATTATGGAAGGACTTGCATCCAGCTTCCTATTTACAATGGGAGGTTTAGGTTTCATAATCCTGGACCGATCGAATGCACCAAATATCCCAAAACTCAATAGATTCCTTCTTCTGTTCATTGGATTCGTCTGTGTCCTATTGAGTTTTTTCATGGCTAGAGTATTCATGAGAATGAAACTGCCGGGCTATCTGATGGGTTAG